The Methanobacterium sp. BAmetb5 genome includes a region encoding these proteins:
- a CDS encoding ATP-binding cassette domain-containing protein, whose translation MKAIETKNLTKRFGSLTAVDDVNLEVDKGEIFGLLGPNGAGKSTFISMLCTILKPSSGTAKVEGHDIRLEAAEVRRSIGIVFQDPSIDDRLTGMENMQLHADLYDVPRDVMNSRIDEVLKLVELTDRASNFVNTYSGGMRRRLEIARSLIHYPKVLFLDEPTIGLDPQSRDHIWNYIRDLKKRENITIILTTHYMEEADKLCDRIAIIDQSRIIALDAPQNLKSELEGETIIIESSNNELLSSKLTEVKLADTILKTEKELNLCVKNAHTAIAPIVELAVSIGVHIENITIREPDLNDVFMHFTGREIRDTGNSKALTGMGAVMRRRIK comes from the coding sequence ATGAAAGCAATTGAAACTAAAAACCTGACAAAGAGATTTGGATCTTTAACAGCTGTAGATGATGTGAATCTGGAAGTGGATAAAGGTGAAATATTTGGATTGTTAGGTCCTAACGGCGCTGGTAAAAGCACATTCATCTCCATGTTATGTACTATTTTAAAGCCCTCATCGGGAACAGCTAAGGTTGAAGGTCATGATATCCGTCTGGAGGCAGCAGAGGTGCGGCGTTCAATAGGCATAGTTTTTCAGGACCCCAGTATTGATGATCGACTTACGGGTATGGAAAATATGCAGTTGCATGCCGATCTGTATGACGTGCCACGTGATGTGATGAATTCTAGAATTGATGAAGTATTAAAATTGGTCGAGTTAACCGATCGTGCCTCAAATTTTGTTAACACCTATTCTGGTGGGATGAGACGTAGATTGGAGATTGCAAGAAGCTTAATACATTATCCTAAAGTGTTGTTCCTGGATGAACCCACCATAGGCCTTGATCCCCAGAGTCGTGACCATATATGGAATTATATAAGGGATTTAAAGAAGCGGGAAAATATTACCATCATTCTTACCACTCATTACATGGAAGAAGCAGATAAACTCTGTGATAGAATAGCAATTATTGATCAAAGCAGGATCATTGCTCTGGACGCTCCTCAAAACCTTAAAAGTGAATTGGAGGGTGAAACCATTATTATTGAATCTAGTAATAATGAGCTGTTATCCAGTAAGCTTACTGAAGTTAAACTGGCTGATACAATCCTAAAAACTGAGAAAGAACTTAATTTATGTGTAAAAAATGCCCATACTGCCATTGCACCTATTGTTGAGTTAGCAGTGTCTATAGGTGTGCATATTGAAAATATTACCATAAGAGAACCTGACTTGAATGATGTTTTCATGCATTTTACAGGTAGGGAAATCCGTGATACTGGTAACAGCAAAGCACTTACTGGCATGGGTGCGGTAATGAGGAGGAGGATAAAATAA
- a CDS encoding ABC transporter permease has translation MYALWRRELKRFIRDHSRLVSSVITPVLWLVIFGGGLGLSISAATGFNYTQFLLPGIIAQTLLFTAIFLGISVIWDRQFGFMKEILVAPIGRISIFAGKMFGVGTAALIQGLIVIVLGVIIGVPLSLYAISLAIPLMIIITIGLTCIGLIIASLMTSLESFGTIVTFVNMPMFFLSGALFPVTNLPSWIKWAFYINPLTYGVDALRGVMISNWQPLLPLQYDILIICAFDVIMVIIGTYAFSKRQ, from the coding sequence ATTTATGCGTTATGGCGACGTGAACTCAAACGTTTCATCCGGGATCACTCCCGACTGGTTAGTTCAGTGATAACACCTGTCTTGTGGCTGGTGATCTTCGGTGGAGGTCTAGGACTTTCCATATCGGCAGCTACGGGATTCAACTATACGCAATTTCTTCTTCCAGGGATTATTGCACAGACACTTCTTTTTACAGCTATTTTTTTGGGCATATCCGTTATTTGGGATAGGCAGTTTGGGTTCATGAAAGAAATTTTAGTGGCCCCCATTGGCAGAATCTCCATCTTTGCCGGGAAAATGTTTGGTGTTGGCACTGCCGCCTTGATACAGGGACTTATTGTAATCGTACTGGGAGTCATCATTGGCGTACCCCTGAGTCTGTACGCCATAAGTTTGGCAATTCCCTTAATGATAATAATCACAATCGGTTTAACTTGTATTGGATTGATAATTGCCAGCTTAATGACCAGTCTTGAAAGTTTCGGGACTATTGTAACATTTGTTAACATGCCCATGTTCTTCTTAAGTGGGGCATTATTCCCCGTAACCAATCTTCCCTCCTGGATTAAATGGGCTTTTTATATTAACCCTCTAACCTACGGGGTGGATGCTTTGCGAGGAGTAATGATAAGTAACTGGCAACCATTACTGCCACTTCAGTATGATATTTTGATTATCTGTGCTTTCGATGTGATCATGGTCATTATTGGAACCTATGCGTTCAGTAAAAGGCAATAA
- a CDS encoding PadR family transcriptional regulator, which translates to MCRRSGYFHPHPLIPHIMSGCKELIVLTLKIIISLMTEISNQETAVLGLLYEHHHYAHRIREIIEKRGMDNWADVDYSALLPILKSLEKEGLIRYQYRNEGEKGPEKVYHITEKGKSIFKRQIKSILSEKGSIIYSFDLGLANMTSLNQEEIIQSIKLYLKSIEERIHALSYSVKIQEENNVPYNFIAIYSRNLSILKAEKDWVIKFMDKIQAQEK; encoded by the coding sequence TTGTGTAGAAGAAGCGGTTACTTCCATCCACACCCCCTAATCCCCCATATTATGTCCGGTTGCAAGGAACTCATTGTATTAACCTTGAAGATCATAATATCACTCATGACGGAAATTTCCAACCAGGAGACAGCTGTACTGGGTCTTCTCTACGAGCATCATCATTACGCCCACCGGATCAGGGAAATAATAGAAAAAAGGGGAATGGATAACTGGGCAGATGTGGATTATTCCGCCCTACTCCCCATCCTGAAAAGCCTGGAAAAGGAGGGATTGATCCGATACCAGTACCGAAATGAAGGGGAAAAAGGACCTGAAAAGGTTTACCACATAACCGAGAAGGGCAAATCCATATTTAAAAGGCAAATTAAATCTATTTTATCTGAAAAAGGAAGTATAATTTATTCTTTTGATCTGGGATTGGCAAACATGACTTCTCTAAACCAGGAAGAAATTATTCAAAGTATAAAGCTTTATTTAAAGTCTATTGAAGAACGAATTCATGCTTTAAGCTATTCCGTTAAGATACAGGAAGAAAACAACGTGCCCTACAACTTCATAGCTATCTACAGTAGAAACTTAAGTATTTTGAAGGCTGAAAAAGATTGGGTAATTAAATTCATGGATAAAATCCAGGCCCAGGAGAAATAA
- a CDS encoding CPBP family intramembrane glutamic endopeptidase, producing the protein MTTKVMDKQKLKKELLLFLIITFTATILLTFAIYFISGPISSSPSKLWYTSLQVCMLIPASTALFCMFYFRSTSITRETKIIFAFFLIYVILFCFESYVKPILGTVEMPMVALQPTSVEIPLISMIVAFTGILTVILLNLKKKWRAGLEPAKLFWGRNLKNYLIIPIILSLITVFSFILNYLLGLGLPSKKFDLYLFFSTLLPSLTLSFLVLWPNYFGEEYGWRVYLQDRLLPILGGYKGVLLLGIIWGLWHAPLILVGLNFPGQPVLGIVLMIISTIIMGIIFSYAVLKTGSVWIAVLLHLILDTIYPIAQYYIATPFNPVFSFGTGIYGFALLAVLAVILLRSRVWKIKNME; encoded by the coding sequence ATGACTACAAAAGTTATGGACAAACAAAAACTGAAAAAAGAATTGTTGTTATTCTTGATTATTACGTTTACCGCAACTATATTACTTACATTTGCTATTTATTTCATTTCAGGCCCCATATCTAGCTCACCATCTAAACTGTGGTATACATCACTTCAAGTGTGTATGCTAATACCAGCCAGTACTGCCCTATTCTGTATGTTCTACTTCAGATCAACATCCATCACCAGGGAAACAAAGATTATATTCGCATTCTTCCTGATTTATGTTATTCTATTCTGCTTTGAAAGTTATGTTAAACCCATTTTAGGAACCGTAGAAATGCCTATGGTTGCCTTACAACCGACTTCTGTGGAAATACCACTAATTTCCATGATTGTTGCCTTTACCGGAATTTTAACGGTAATCCTCTTGAACTTGAAAAAGAAATGGAGGGCCGGCCTGGAACCGGCAAAACTTTTCTGGGGAAGAAATTTAAAAAATTATCTGATTATACCCATTATCCTTTCATTAATAACCGTTTTCAGTTTTATTTTAAATTATCTTCTGGGATTGGGCCTTCCCAGTAAAAAATTTGACCTCTACCTTTTCTTTAGCACTTTGTTACCCAGCCTTACCCTTTCCTTCCTGGTATTATGGCCAAATTACTTTGGTGAAGAGTATGGGTGGAGAGTGTACCTTCAGGACAGGTTATTACCCATATTAGGGGGTTACAAAGGAGTTTTACTGCTGGGAATTATCTGGGGCCTGTGGCATGCTCCCCTAATTCTGGTGGGACTCAATTTCCCGGGACAGCCCGTGCTGGGAATTGTTCTGATGATCATTTCCACCATTATAATGGGTATCATTTTCAGTTACGCTGTTTTAAAAACTGGAAGCGTCTGGATAGCAGTGCTACTGCACCTGATTCTGGATACAATTTATCCCATAGCCCAGTATTATATTGCCACACCCTTTAATCCCGTATTCTCCTTTGGTACTGGAATTTATGGTTTTGCACTTCTCGCAGTATTGGCAGTTATTTTATTAAGGTCCCGAGTCTGGAAAATTAAAAACATGGAATGA
- a CDS encoding DUF362 domain-containing protein, producing the protein MNNLEKTGSYTKGDRVDAETGNKITDSHGSAVCGAKMDAEQAYAHIPQLLKKVIDEGDVEAWQSIVKRIDYIYQHVGYSLIFLDKETDFIQKVKSEVQSGKKLLFKPNLVGPQVIDHITHGEGLGAPICTDWSVIAALMRWFHDELDIDYHQMALGEASTSSLLMATIASQYAGRTITSEAIFEGRSGDFYGGWGFYFVRQYLKEHHPASHTDDPLNGYEDSVAGKYFPPGEAENRLMIYDLNKLKDPTRGRTVPVPEGANYPEITLHQLIIGGYPENAEDLKSYPGCVLINVPKMKIHAQDLLTNAIKNLGIGLYPTQCPSSTDPKNKSWKYAMPPSDTPSYKGKLPHMPWVVEIDEKTSLPKKDEKGEYILTKTSGMPGTQADVIRAVQEEGVFMVHISDSIDMINLNHNPEGIAVRVPEGYIWSSLDCVALDQLCANYCFKTIPMKQGRELKEKNNWNTEFVHQVPVATIEGKNIVTIEGLDSPLFRYNLYNYGEKRGMGQQQYYVTGWDSITGTPLASLDGHLGRIENTRFIELITRNMYYNPSCMLWDMQKTLLSYAEAHDELTGSSIYQDFMEGFDENGDGVIDYDETGRKGFDTHLFLIMSDALDIQLSENYGILKGNFYNAVNIGKHSNKKWNPDGHDFAREFTLMSIANHAYEMSKNEAINPDPFVSGMEWGQGLWPSWEFAKWAMYSSMLYGALSPEHASINSLYGLAFCYADKTENNGKYTGSVDQMISDPQALESYFSALAAGADPLSFTFYVPAGYGNLGDLNLPNVEETSDPEKILTAEFDHGKEKW; encoded by the coding sequence ATGAATAATTTGGAGAAAACTGGAAGTTATACTAAGGGTGATAGGGTAGATGCGGAGACTGGAAATAAAATAACTGATTCCCACGGGTCAGCAGTTTGCGGAGCAAAGATGGATGCTGAACAAGCCTATGCCCACATTCCCCAACTGTTAAAGAAAGTTATTGATGAAGGAGATGTTGAAGCCTGGCAATCCATCGTTAAAAGGATCGATTATATTTACCAACATGTTGGTTACTCCCTAATTTTCCTTGATAAAGAAACAGATTTTATTCAAAAAGTGAAATCAGAGGTCCAATCAGGAAAAAAACTACTTTTCAAACCAAACCTGGTAGGTCCCCAAGTAATTGACCATATTACTCATGGCGAAGGTCTGGGTGCCCCCATATGTACTGATTGGTCAGTAATAGCTGCTTTGATGCGCTGGTTCCACGATGAACTTGACATAGATTATCACCAGATGGCCTTAGGTGAAGCTTCCACTTCTTCTCTTTTAATGGCCACAATAGCGAGCCAATATGCCGGAAGAACCATCACTTCCGAGGCTATATTTGAAGGAAGATCCGGAGACTTCTACGGGGGTTGGGGATTCTATTTCGTGCGCCAGTACCTTAAAGAACACCATCCTGCATCCCATACTGATGATCCCCTTAATGGATATGAAGATAGTGTGGCCGGGAAGTATTTCCCGCCGGGTGAAGCTGAAAACAGGCTGATGATCTATGATTTAAATAAACTCAAAGATCCCACTCGTGGCCGTACCGTGCCTGTTCCGGAAGGAGCCAACTACCCTGAAATCACCCTTCACCAATTAATCATTGGAGGCTATCCAGAAAATGCCGAAGATCTTAAATCTTATCCTGGTTGTGTCCTGATTAACGTTCCCAAAATGAAAATTCACGCCCAGGATCTCCTTACTAATGCCATTAAAAATCTGGGCATAGGTCTTTATCCCACCCAGTGCCCTTCCAGTACTGATCCTAAAAATAAATCCTGGAAATACGCCATGCCCCCCTCAGATACTCCCAGTTACAAGGGAAAATTGCCCCACATGCCCTGGGTGGTGGAGATTGATGAAAAAACCAGTTTACCTAAGAAAGATGAGAAGGGGGAATACATTTTAACCAAAACCAGTGGAATGCCCGGAACTCAGGCCGATGTTATCCGGGCGGTGCAGGAGGAGGGTGTTTTCATGGTGCATATTTCGGATTCTATTGACATGATCAACCTCAACCATAACCCCGAAGGAATTGCCGTTAGAGTCCCTGAAGGGTATATCTGGTCCTCCCTGGACTGTGTTGCCCTGGACCAGTTGTGCGCCAATTACTGTTTCAAAACCATCCCCATGAAACAGGGGAGGGAACTTAAAGAGAAGAACAACTGGAATACAGAATTCGTTCACCAGGTCCCAGTGGCCACCATTGAAGGAAAAAACATTGTTACTATTGAAGGACTGGACTCCCCTCTTTTCAGGTATAACTTGTACAACTACGGGGAAAAAAGAGGAATGGGGCAACAGCAGTACTATGTTACTGGTTGGGATAGTATCACTGGCACCCCCTTAGCATCTCTGGACGGCCATCTGGGTAGAATTGAAAACACCAGATTCATTGAACTGATAACCAGGAATATGTATTATAATCCCAGCTGCATGCTCTGGGATATGCAGAAGACTCTTCTAAGCTATGCCGAAGCCCATGATGAGTTAACTGGCTCCTCCATCTACCAGGATTTCATGGAGGGATTTGATGAAAACGGTGATGGGGTAATTGATTACGATGAAACCGGAAGAAAGGGATTCGACACTCATCTCTTTTTAATAATGTCCGATGCACTGGATATCCAGTTAAGCGAAAACTACGGAATCCTCAAGGGGAATTTCTATAACGCGGTAAATATAGGTAAACATAGCAATAAAAAATGGAATCCTGACGGTCATGACTTTGCCCGGGAATTCACCTTGATGAGCATTGCCAACCATGCCTATGAGATGTCCAAAAATGAAGCCATAAACCCCGATCCATTTGTATCGGGAATGGAGTGGGGTCAGGGCCTTTGGCCTAGCTGGGAGTTTGCAAAATGGGCCATGTACTCCAGTATGCTGTACGGTGCACTCTCACCAGAACATGCGAGTATTAACTCCCTTTATGGATTAGCATTCTGTTATGCAGATAAAACCGAGAATAATGGCAAATACACGGGTAGTGTTGATCAGATGATATCTGATCCCCAAGCCCTGGAAAGCTACTTTTCAGCACTGGCCGCAGGGGCAGATCCCCTGAGTTTTACCTTCTACGTGCCAGCGGGCTACGGAAATCTGGGAGATCTAAACTTACCAAATGTGGAAGAGACCAGTGATCCGGAGAAGATTTTAACTGCCGAATTCGACCATGGGAAAGAGAAATGGTAG
- a CDS encoding CPBP family intramembrane glutamic endopeptidase — protein MLIPATVAIICMFLFKSKALSRETKIIFAFFLVYTILYFFEGYVTPIMGSLGGALPLFSSIIAILGLITAIILNLKKKWRKGLTPSKLFIGNNLKFYIIIPVIYFVLLLVSLILNYVFGLGVPGKEFNLTKYFMSFITLTIMYGLLFWPTFFGEEFGWRVYLQDRLFYIFGGYKGVLILGIIWGVWHSATIILGSNYPGQPVLGNIAMIFGTIVMGIIFSYAVLKTGSVWIAVLLHLITDVAGGPPANMFIATPVDSVFSFGPGIYGMAIMAIFALVLLKSNLWKKENIPEPST, from the coding sequence ATGCTGATTCCGGCAACAGTGGCCATAATCTGTATGTTCCTTTTTAAATCCAAAGCTCTAAGCAGAGAAACCAAGATTATTTTCGCGTTCTTTTTGGTTTATACAATACTATATTTCTTTGAAGGATATGTCACCCCCATTATGGGGAGTTTAGGCGGGGCATTACCTCTCTTCTCCTCTATTATTGCAATTTTGGGACTGATTACTGCGATAATATTGAACCTGAAAAAGAAGTGGAGAAAAGGACTTACACCCTCCAAATTATTCATTGGAAATAATCTTAAATTCTATATCATCATACCCGTGATCTATTTTGTTCTACTCTTGGTAAGTCTAATTCTTAACTATGTCTTTGGTTTAGGTGTTCCTGGAAAAGAATTTAATTTGACTAAATACTTTATGTCCTTTATAACCCTTACAATTATGTATGGCCTATTATTCTGGCCTACATTTTTTGGAGAAGAATTCGGATGGAGAGTGTATCTCCAGGACAGATTATTCTACATTTTTGGAGGATATAAAGGCGTTTTAATACTTGGAATAATATGGGGGGTATGGCATAGTGCGACAATCATACTGGGAAGCAATTATCCGGGACAACCAGTACTTGGAAATATAGCTATGATATTCGGTACAATAGTAATGGGAATTATTTTCAGTTATGCTGTATTAAAGACCGGAAGTGTCTGGATAGCTGTATTACTGCACTTAATTACTGATGTTGCAGGAGGACCACCAGCTAACATGTTTATAGCAACTCCAGTAGACTCAGTATTCTCCTTCGGCCCCGGAATTTATGGTATGGCAATTATGGCCATATTTGCACTAGTACTGTTAAAATCCAACCTCTGGAAAAAGGAGAACATACCGGAACCGAGTACTTGA
- a CDS encoding serine hydrolase encodes MDNKVLSGIVLGSLIVVVAGVFLVFNPLNHNIIPANSAMAPVNQTGDNTTSNNDILPPTTSLSLLSFSEDYSQSSSSVSPSPGPEPSPDPMEHIISLFDQYINANYNQSLIPGMAVVIVQNDKILYMNCLGVKDLESKEPVDEDTLFGICSITKQFAATNIAQLVDKGLMNWKDPITDYYSYPDEFQLYSNEASEQITIHDCLIHRSGLGPESGNDFPTYFNDSYTTALYKLRYLENTTQFRSTYMYNSMIYALPGYCAARVANTEWKDLIKEDLLGPLGMTTATTSYYDFISSSNHVTPYKLLKNGTMKAYDIIPDPIGPSGSMAVSISEMVNWLKFQIADTGEYDGVQIVSKEELDETRTGKIYTSNKNISMYGYGWAISNGTIFHDGDSDAFFSQITIYNSKNIGIVILSNGGKYAEGFKVSLNAKFRELLNGNENYDPWISRKSSIDATWKSDLPDTYVPNPQPLSAYVGEYSSNIFGLVNLTMDSNTLICYYGNNSQPFDLKHWSNTTFEDPTNNHYFNFTDFHDGSAHQVNVTFTFPPENGTFNRTDT; translated from the coding sequence GTGGATAATAAAGTTTTGTCGGGAATAGTTCTAGGTTCTTTGATCGTGGTAGTTGCCGGTGTTTTTTTAGTTTTTAATCCTCTAAATCACAATATAATCCCCGCTAATAGTGCAATGGCTCCTGTTAATCAAACTGGAGACAATACTACTTCTAATAATGATATCCTCCCACCGACAACATCGTTATCTCTCCTTTCCTTCTCAGAAGATTATAGTCAATCTTCATCATCGGTGAGTCCTTCACCGGGTCCTGAACCTTCTCCTGATCCCATGGAACATATAATCAGCTTATTTGATCAGTACATCAATGCCAATTACAACCAGTCATTGATACCCGGTATGGCGGTAGTGATTGTTCAAAATGATAAAATACTGTACATGAACTGTTTAGGAGTTAAAGATTTAGAATCAAAGGAACCAGTGGATGAAGATACCCTATTTGGAATTTGTTCCATCACTAAACAGTTTGCAGCAACAAATATTGCCCAATTAGTGGATAAAGGGTTAATGAATTGGAAAGATCCCATAACCGATTACTATTCCTACCCGGATGAATTCCAGTTATACAGTAACGAAGCTAGTGAACAAATAACCATCCACGATTGCCTAATCCATCGTAGTGGATTGGGTCCTGAAAGTGGAAATGATTTCCCCACCTATTTTAATGATTCGTATACTACGGCCCTTTATAAACTCCGTTACCTGGAGAATACCACTCAATTCCGCTCAACGTATATGTATAACAGTATGATTTATGCCTTGCCCGGTTACTGTGCTGCCAGGGTGGCTAATACTGAATGGAAAGACTTGATAAAAGAGGATCTCCTGGGTCCCCTGGGAATGACCACGGCCACCACCAGTTACTATGATTTTATTAGCTCAAGTAATCATGTAACTCCCTACAAACTCCTTAAAAACGGAACCATGAAGGCGTATGATATTATTCCCGACCCCATAGGACCTTCGGGTAGTATGGCCGTGTCCATAAGTGAGATGGTTAACTGGTTAAAATTCCAAATTGCCGACACTGGTGAATATGATGGTGTGCAAATCGTTTCTAAAGAGGAATTAGATGAAACACGCACCGGAAAAATATACACTAGCAATAAAAACATTTCAATGTACGGGTATGGTTGGGCAATCTCCAATGGCACAATATTCCATGATGGGGATAGTGATGCATTTTTCAGCCAGATTACCATCTATAATTCAAAAAACATAGGTATAGTTATACTAAGCAATGGAGGAAAATATGCCGAAGGTTTTAAAGTCAGCTTAAATGCTAAATTCAGGGAATTACTAAACGGTAATGAAAATTATGATCCCTGGATTTCCAGGAAAAGTTCAATTGATGCCACCTGGAAGTCAGATCTTCCGGATACATATGTACCCAATCCACAACCTCTAAGTGCCTATGTTGGTGAATATTCCAGTAATATATTTGGTCTGGTAAACCTAACTATGGATAGTAACACTTTAATTTGTTACTATGGGAATAATAGCCAGCCTTTTGATTTAAAACATTGGAGTAATACCACCTTTGAAGATCCAACAAATAACCATTATTTCAATTTCACAGATTTCCACGATGGCTCAGCTCACCAGGTAAACGTAACCTTCACTTTCCCACCGGAAAATGGAACCTTTAACCGCACAGATACTTAG
- a CDS encoding GNAT family N-acetyltransferase, with amino-acid sequence MIRRATLNDVNPLAMVIMRAWKVAYTGIIDQEYIEGIDKDRYVSIFKNNILNQEEIILVYDEKGVKGFISGKEQEGKYDCEIVGLYVDPETQGQGIGKLLFQKIEEEFRAKGRNNLIVWTLDKADNNDFYMKMGGVKKENKTLLYGGKSYRGVGFSFDLE; translated from the coding sequence ATGATAAGAAGAGCAACTTTAAATGACGTTAACCCCCTAGCCATGGTGATAATGAGGGCTTGGAAAGTAGCTTATACAGGAATCATCGACCAGGAATACATAGAAGGTATAGATAAAGATAGATATGTTTCTATTTTTAAAAATAACATTTTAAACCAGGAAGAAATAATCTTAGTGTATGATGAGAAAGGAGTGAAAGGTTTTATCTCGGGAAAAGAACAGGAGGGGAAATATGATTGTGAAATAGTTGGATTGTATGTTGATCCTGAAACCCAAGGGCAAGGCATAGGTAAACTATTATTCCAGAAAATTGAAGAAGAATTTCGGGCAAAAGGGAGAAATAACCTCATTGTGTGGACCCTCGATAAAGCTGATAACAATGATTTTTATATGAAAATGGGGGGAGTGAAAAAAGAAAATAAAACACTGTTATATGGTGGAAAATCATACAGAGGGGTGGGTTTTAGTTTTGATTTAGAATAA
- a CDS encoding APC family permease, translating to MKNEASSKKAIGLWSAISIGIGGMIGAGIFAVLGIATNIVGNVVYLSFILGGMIALLSTYSYAKLSSKYPSAGGPVEFLIRGFGGGVLSGGFNFLLYLGYVFVLAVYAEAFGSYAATFLPPDLFKIGVDVFAILIIVIFTLINFVGPKAVGRSETLIVGIKVAILLIFAFIGFFFIKPALLSISAQPNLGNIFIGAALLFLGYEGFGLITNAAEDIEEPRKNIPRALYISVILVILIYLAVSVAVVGNLSIPEISKTADYALAAAAAPFAGSIGFTIMVLAALFSTSSAINATLYGGANVSYLMAKNGELPEVFNRKLWLEGKEGLLVTSVLIILLIFFLNLSSIAMMGSAAFLIIYAGVNFAHLKLYQDTGANKYIIYLAILGCLFSFLVLAYYEAYNSPLTLIVLCAAVLFSFLFEWIYRKFHPRT from the coding sequence GTGAAAAACGAGGCTTCTAGTAAAAAGGCTATCGGGTTATGGTCTGCCATATCTATAGGGATTGGGGGAATGATAGGGGCCGGTATTTTTGCAGTTTTAGGAATTGCAACCAACATAGTGGGTAATGTCGTCTATTTGTCCTTTATTTTGGGGGGAATGATTGCGCTTTTGAGTACTTATTCTTACGCTAAACTTAGCTCAAAATACCCTTCTGCAGGTGGTCCTGTGGAGTTTTTAATTCGTGGTTTTGGAGGGGGAGTTTTAAGTGGCGGCTTTAACTTTTTACTTTACTTGGGATATGTTTTTGTTTTAGCGGTTTATGCCGAGGCATTTGGCAGTTACGCTGCTACTTTTCTCCCTCCGGATCTTTTTAAGATCGGGGTGGATGTTTTTGCCATTCTCATAATTGTGATATTCACTTTGATTAATTTTGTAGGTCCTAAAGCCGTAGGAAGATCAGAAACGTTAATTGTAGGGATAAAGGTAGCTATACTATTAATATTCGCATTCATAGGATTCTTTTTTATTAAACCAGCATTATTATCAATTTCTGCACAGCCTAACTTAGGTAATATATTTATTGGTGCGGCTTTGCTCTTTTTAGGTTACGAAGGCTTTGGTTTAATAACTAATGCAGCTGAAGACATTGAAGAACCACGAAAAAACATACCTCGAGCTCTTTATATCTCAGTTATCCTGGTAATATTGATATATTTAGCTGTTTCCGTTGCGGTTGTGGGAAATCTATCCATCCCCGAGATTTCAAAAACTGCAGATTATGCTTTAGCAGCAGCTGCAGCACCATTTGCAGGTTCTATTGGTTTTACCATAATGGTCTTGGCCGCTTTATTTTCCACTTCGTCGGCTATTAACGCAACCTTATATGGTGGGGCTAATGTGAGTTATCTAATGGCTAAAAATGGAGAATTACCAGAAGTTTTCAATAGGAAATTATGGCTGGAGGGTAAAGAGGGCTTGTTAGTTACCAGTGTCCTGATCATCCTTTTGATATTTTTCCTGAACCTGAGTAGTATTGCTATGATGGGAAGTGCAGCCTTTTTAATAATTTATGCTGGTGTAAATTTCGCCCATCTCAAACTTTACCAAGACACTGGAGCTAATAAATACATCATTTATCTGGCGATTTTAGGATGTTTATTCTCATTTTTAGTTTTAGCTTATTACGAAGCCTATAACTCTCCATTAACCCTCATTGTTCTGTGTGCAGCAGTCCTTTTTTCTTTCCTTTTCGAGTGGATATACAGAAAGTTCCACCCCCGAACTTAG